AGGTCGATGGACCCAGGCCGCGCCCTGCGCGGCCTGGCCTTTCAATAGCGCTCCTCGACGAACTTCATCCCGCGCAGACCGGCCTGATCGTTGTAGCGACCCTTGTTGGAGCGTGAGGGCAGCTTGACCTTGTCGCGCTTGACCCGTCCGTGCGGAATTGTCTTCAGCAGGAACGAGATGCAGTTCAGCCGCGCCCGCCGCTTGTCGTCGGAGCGGATCACGTTCCATGGCGCGTGCTTCGAGCTCGTCGCCTTGAACATCAGGTCGCGCGCGCGGGAATAGTCGTACCAGCGGCGGTAGGACTCCGTGTCCATCGGACTCAGCTTCCACTGCCGCAGCGGATCGTCGATCCTTGCCCTGAAGCGCCGTTCCTGCTCGTCCATCCCGACCTCGAGCCACAGCTTGATCAGGATGATGCCGCCCTCGATGATATACTGCTCCATCTGCGGGCAGAGCGAGAGGAACCGCTTGTGCTCCGCCGGCGTGCAGAACCCCATCACATATTCCACGCCCGCGCGATTGTACCAGCTGCGATCGAAGATCACGATTTCGCCGGCCGCCGGAAACTGCTGCATGTAGCGTTGAATGAAGAGCTGGGACTTCTCGCGATCGGATGGTGCCGGCAACGCAACCACGCGAAACACGCGCGGGCTCACCTTCTCGGTCAAGGCCTTGATCGTCCCGCCCTTGCCGGCCGCATCGCGCCCCTCGAACAGGATGATGACCCTGAGATTGTTCGCCTTCACCCATTCCTGCAGATGGCAGAGCTGGACCTGCAGCTTGTGCAGCTCTTCCTCATACTGCTTGCGCTTCATCTTCTCTGCGGACTTGTCTTTCGCCATGGATACTTGTCCATCGTTCGAGCCATTCACCCCCAGGCAATGACGATGCCGATATCGCCGGGCACGCCGCCAGGATAATCAACGACCTGGTAACGGATGCGGTAGCCGCGCGGTTGCAGGTAGTCCGCCCAGAGCTGGTATATTTCCTTTGGTATACCCGTCAGCGTTTTTTCCCAGCCGGCTTCCATCTGATTGATGGCCCGTCCCTTGTCGGAGCACAGCGTGTTGGGAAAGCGGTAGACCTGCACTTCGGTCAAGCCGTTGCGCACCGCGCGCTGAATCACCGTCGATGCCAGCTTGACCTTCTCGTCCTCGCTGAGCCCGGAGGGCTTGCTCAGCCGCTCGATCAAGGCTTGCTTCTCGGCTTCGATCGCGGCGGCGCGCTTGGCATGCTCCTCGGCCTTTTCCGCCTCCTTGAGCGCCGCCTGCTTCTGGATCTCGTGCGCATTCGGGATCAGGTCATCGATCTTGTCGCGCATGGCTGGGGACTCCTAAGCCCGATCTTCCACCGTGCCTCCGAACGGTAGGGTCGAGCCGATCGGCTTCCTTGATCCAGATCAAGCAAGCGCGGTAGGATGGTCAGCAGTGTCGATCAAGATTTGCTTGCGGTTATATTGCAACCGGGAGACTTAGCTTGGGAGACGTGGCTTGAACGAACAAATGCATCCGGCAGCCCCCCATCACCTGCCGTTTTTCATTCCCGGCGCCGACGGGTCGGACACCCTGATGGTGGTGATGGGCATCTTCCTCGTCGCTACCGTCCTGTGGGTCGGCACGCTCTACTGGAAACTGCACAGCCTGCCGGAGCGCATGGCGCACAAGAGCCAGAAGCTTCAGTTTGAATTCGTCGCCGTCCTCGGCCTGATATCGCTTTTCACCCACATGCATATCTTCTGGATCGCCGGCCTGCTGCTGGCACTCATCGATCTGCCGGATTTCGGCACGCCGATACGCAGCATTGCCGGCTCCGTCGAGCGCATCGCTGATGCCACGCCGGGCGCGCCCGCTGCCGAGCCGGAAGCCGAAGCCGCATCTGGCGCCAGTCCCGACGCGCGGACGCCCGCGAAGCAGGAGGTGCACGACCATGCTTGAGCTGATGATCTGCTCGCTGGTGACGATCCTGCCGGATTACCTCTACCGCCGCTATCGGCAAGGCAAGCGGTTCGGCAAGGAGATCACGTTCTTCTCTGTCTGGTACGAACTGAGATGGGGGATCACCGGCTGCCTGATGCTCACGATCTCGCTGATCACGATGATCTTCTACTTCCATCCCGCGACAA
This Bradyrhizobium sp. CCBAU 53421 DNA region includes the following protein-coding sequences:
- the ppk2 gene encoding polyphosphate kinase 2 encodes the protein MAKDKSAEKMKRKQYEEELHKLQVQLCHLQEWVKANNLRVIILFEGRDAAGKGGTIKALTEKVSPRVFRVVALPAPSDREKSQLFIQRYMQQFPAAGEIVIFDRSWYNRAGVEYVMGFCTPAEHKRFLSLCPQMEQYIIEGGIILIKLWLEVGMDEQERRFRARIDDPLRQWKLSPMDTESYRRWYDYSRARDLMFKATSSKHAPWNVIRSDDKRRARLNCISFLLKTIPHGRVKRDKVKLPSRSNKGRYNDQAGLRGMKFVEERY